The Desulfovibrio psychrotolerans genomic interval GCGTTCCGGCAGGCGGCTGCCGCTGCTCGCCGGTGTTGCGTTGTATGCCCTGCCCATGGGGGGAGAACTGTTTGGTACGCTGCTGGCGCTGCTGCTTTTTGCGGCTTTGGTTCGCCCCTCCGCATGGGCAGAGCGGTTTCTGGCAGCACGCTACTGCGCCCCTCTGCTGGCGGCGGGTATTGTTCTCATCGGGGTGGACGGGGAACTTATCCATTCCGTTATCACCCGTGTTGAACTGTATTTGAAGCCGGAAGCGACAGGCGGGGATGCGGAAAGAGGCTTCAGTCTGGCTGTTTCCTTCCCCGCGGTGGTGCAGAGCGTTATCGAAGCACAGAACCTGCGATGGATGGAGATGTTCCAGTATTTCTACCCGCTGGCCATCGTCTCCATTCTGGGATGTGCCGGATACCTCGTGGCACTGTGGTTTGCGCCTTCGCTCGCCATGTTGCTGCCCCTGTTTGCGCTGGGCCTGCTCAGTCCTAAGCTGGGCGGACGTATGGCCATGTTTGCCGCCCCCGCAATGGCTGCGGGGCTGATGGTGCCATTGCACCTGCTGCTGCGGTATTTCTGGCAGTCAGGATACGGCCGGAGAGCGGTGCGGGTGGGGCTTGCCGCCGCGCTGACGGGTCTGCTGATTATTCCGGTGGTCAACCAGATGCCTCAGTTGCCCGTTGTGCCGTTCATATCCGTGCCGCACGTCCAGGTGCTTAAGGCTGCCAAGCCCAAGCTCACTCCCGGCGGCACGATATGGACCTGGTGGGATTGGGGATTTGCCTCGCAGTATTTTACCGGGCTGCGCACCTTTGCGGACGGCGCACGGCACAACTCAGACAGGCTGTACCCCTCTGCAGCGGTGTATGCGACGGATAATCCCCGGTTTGCCAACCAGCTTATTCGCTATACTATGGCCCATGGCGAGAGCATGTATCCTGCCATTGAAGGCCAGAGCCGGGAAGAGGTGCTGCAGCTCATGCAGGACCTGCGGGAAAAGGATATGGATATTCCCCTGCGGCGTCCGCAGTATCTGGTTGTCAGTGTGGACTCACTTAAGCTGGGGGCGTGGATTTCACGCTTTGGGACGTGGGATTTTGCCACCGCCAGCATGACGGGGTATAATCTTACCAAACTCGGACAGATTTCCCTGAACCTGCAGATGGGAGCTTTTGCGGAAACCAGCGGAAGTATCCGTACTCCCATGGCGGTGGACAGCGTGGACATTATCACTACCTCTGGCGTGCAGCACCGGGAGTTTTTCCGCTTCAACGGGGTGCATCTTGTCATCGACGACCTGACTGACACCCGTTACATCATGGATACCAACATGTATCGGAGCATGATGGTGCGGTTGCTTGTCGGCAATCCCGAAGCTGAGGATATTGCTCCCTATTTCCGTCTTGTGCATGGGAATGCCCACACCCGTGTGTACGAGGTGCTGTAGCTGGTAATTCCCGTAAAGCCAGTTGCAGGGGAAATGCCCGTAAGATTTTGGCGGATATTGCGTGCCCGGTTGGGTCACTCGTGGTGGTAGGGGCTGCCCCGCAGAATGGAATCGGCCCTGTACAGCTGCTCCAGCAGGAGCACGCGGGCCATCTCGTGGGTAAAGGTCATGGGGGAGAGGCTGATCTTGTGGCGGCATGCTTCCAGCACGGGGGCGGAAAGGCCGAATGCGCCGCCGATGATGAAGCATGGCGTGCGGTTGCCGTCCAGTAATGCGTCTTCCAGAAACCGGGCAAACTGCACTGATGTGCGGGTTTTGCCGTGTTCGTCCATGCATATGGGAATATCCGTGGGCAGCAGGGCGGCAAGTATGCGTTCGCCTTCTTCAGCGGAACGGGCTTCGGTGGACATGCGGGCGTTGCCGTCTTTGACTATGACCTCTAGAACCTTCATCGAATGGCTCAGGCGTTTGAGATAGTGCCCGGCAGCCTGTGCCCAGAAAGGTTCCCTGATTTTTCCCACTGCGATGATGCGTATCTGTTTCATTCTTGCCTTGCGCTGTGCTACGGTGTGGATGCTGCTCAAAGGTGAGCGGCGGGCGCGCAGATGTCAACCCGCAAGTGCCGGAACAGAGCGCAGTTTGAGAGGAGGTGCAGCCATGACGCATGATAAGATTCCAGTAACGCCTTGCCAGCCAGGCATACCCGGCCTTTCAGCCGTTTCCGCCGCACCCGGTTCTGCCTTGGATGTGGCTGCTGCCGCACGGCTGCTGCGCGAGGGGGCACTGGTCTGCTACCCCACGGAGACCTTTTTCGCGGTGGGATGCTCAGCCTTTGACGTGTTTGCCATCAATCAGATTTTTGCCGTCAAGAAACGGGCGGAAGCCATGCCCCTGCCGGTGATTATCGGGGATATGGAGCAACTCGCCATGCTTACCGATACCGGTTCGCGTACGGTGGAAGCCCTTGCAAAGGCCTTCTGGCCGGGGCCGCTTTCTGTGCTTGTAACCGCATCCGTGCGGGTGCCCGCCGTGCTCACGGGAGAATCCGGCCGGGTTGCCGTGCGGCTCACCCCGCATCCCGTGGCGCGGGAACTGTGCCGTGAGGTGTGCGGACCGCTTGTTTCCACAAGTGCCAACATAAGCGGGCGAGCTCCGGTTACGGCTGCGCAGTCGCTTGATCCCGAACTGGTGGCGGCAACAGGGGGCGTGCTGGACATGCCTCCGGCCCCGGCGGGCGGAAAGGCATCCACCCTTGTGGAAATTGCAGGGCAGAAGACGGTGCGCATCGTGCGCCATGGTGCTGTGGACGAAGAGGCCCTGCGCGCGGCAGGGTTTGCCGTGGTGATTTGACATACCCTTATCCGGTGAAAAGCCTTATATGATGCAGACGGTGCAGACTTTTCAGGCCTTGGCGCGTGCTAGCATGCGCGGGGTCTGATTTTTTGTACCTTCCCGTTGGTTATGGTGCAGCGTGCGGGAACGGTACCCTTGTCCGGCTTCCGAAAGAGCGCGCGGAGGGCAGGGGGACTGCAGGTTTGCTGCGTTTCCGGGGCATTGTCGCGCGCGTTTTGGTTCAAGAAGTTGAATCCGCAGGCATTGGGGCACAGGCGTTTCTTTCCGGCGGTTCAGTTTTTTACACGGGCGGTACGCGTCAAAGCGCGGCATTGCACGATGGGCTTTGTGGTAAAGTTTTTTTATTGCGAGTAGATAGGTGCGAGATGAAAAGGGCGGATGTGTGCGGTGGGAGGTTGGCACAATTTCTGCTTAAAGAGATATACCTTCTTTCTTTTGCAAAAAACGGCCGTACGGGGTGGCACCCGATACGGCCGTTTTTTTGTACACCTTGTCCGCATATTGCGGTATGCTGGCATCATACCGGAAAAAGAGGACCGCATGCAGCACTCCATTCCCTGCCCCGCCTGCGGGGCGGCAGTTCCCACATGGCGTAATCCCGTTCCCACCGTGGATATCCTGGTTCATGAACCGAGGCTGGGTGTTCTGCTCATTGAGCGGAAGAACCCGCCTTTGGGCTGGGCGCTGCCCGGAGGATTTGTGGACTACGGCGAGACGGTGGAGCACGCAGCCGTTCGTGAGGCGCGGGAGGAGACGGGACTGGATGTGCGGCTTACAGGATTGCTTGGCGTGTATTCCGACCCTGCCCGTGATGCCCGGTTGCACACCATAAGTTGTGTGTTTACGGCTGAGGCGGAGGACCTTTCGCGGTTGCGCGCGGGGGACGACGCAGGGCGGGCGAGGTTTTTCCCGCTCTCCGACCTGCCGGGGCTTTGTTTTGACCATGCCCGCATTCTCCGGGATTTTGAGCGGAGCCTGAACAGGCTGAAGCGGTAAGCGTGGAGACGGTAAGGGCGGTGGCTGGCGCAGTACGTCGGGCGGATTCCGGAAATAATTGTTGAGAGACTTTTTGCCCCGGTACTATAGAGCGGATTTAATTTCTTTTTGCTGTGTGTGCGGGGAGCTTCCGGTCATGTATGATATGGTGCGGTCTGCAGGCCATGTATCATGGTTGTGACCGGATGATGTTTCCGCAGACTGAGCGGACAGGTGGGAAGGTTGGGCGAGAAATTTGGGCGAGAGCTTTGGGTGGACAGGCGAGAAAGTTGGGCGGGCAGGCGGAAAGGGCGGGTTGAACGGTAGGGCCGGAGCGGCAACAGGGCACACGTGTCGCTGCCTTGTGAGCGGCTACATTCCGGGAGTGTCGCGAGCCGTTCATGAACGGAGGAGAAGACAGACAGATGAGACCACAGGTTGTCTTTGTCACATCGGAAATTTATCCCTTTTCCAAGACGGGCGGGCTTGGAGATGTTCTGGGGGCACTGCCGCTTACCCTGCACCGCATGGGTATACGAACGGCCGTTGTCACGCCGTTTTACGGCAGGCTGGGTTCGGCACAGTTTGGCGTGCATCTGGCATGGTCCGACTGCCATGTGGGGTATCCGTGGGGGCCCATAACAGCCGACATTTTTCAGGCGAATTTTCACGGCATGCCGGTGTACTTTGTTCACCGCAGCGAGTTTTTCGACCGGCGGTTCTATTACAACGACCACAAGGGCGATTACTTTGATAATGCCGAACGCTTTATCTTTTTCAACCGCGCGGTCATGGAATTTTTGAAGCGGCTCGGACCCGCGCCGCATATCCTGCATGCCCATGACTGGCAGGCATCGCTGGTTCCCGCCTATCTGCACTACTGGCGGCAGCACGATCCGTTCTGGCAGGATACGCGCAGTGTCATGACCATTCACAATCTGGCCTTTCAAGGGCGTTTTTCTTCGCGTCTGTTTGAAAACTGCGGATTGCCGCCGCAAGCGTGGTCGCCCGAGGGGGTGGAGTTTTACGGAGACTTCAATTTCCTGAAGGGCGGCATTGCCTGTGCGGACAAGATAACAACGGTTTCGCCGAGCTACGCATCGGAAATCCTTACCGATGAATTCGGCTGCGGATTGCAGGGAGTTTTGCGGGCGCGGCGGCACAAGCTGCACGGCATTCTGAACGGGGCGGACTATTCCATATGGAATCCCGGCGACAACAAGTTTATTTCATGCAACTACGGAGCCAACGCCCTGAAGGGCAAGCGCAGTTGCAAGGCGGACCTCATCAGCGAACTGCGTCTGAACCCCGCGCTGAAGGAAAGACCTCTGCTCGGGTTCATCGGGCGGCTGCGGCGGCAGAAGGGTGTGGACCTGCTCATAGATATTCTGCCCCGGCTGATGCAGCAGGATGTGGGCGTGGTGGTGCTGGGCGAGGGGAATCTGGAAAAGGAAGCCCGTCTGCTGGCCATGATGGAAGATTACCCGGGACGTCTTGCCACGCTGGTGAGCTATACCGAGGATTTGGCCCACCGCATTCAGGCCGGGTGCGACATATTTCTCATGCCTTCCACCTACGAACCGTGCGGGCTTACACAGATGTACGCGCTGCGGTTCGGCACGCCCCCGGTGGCAACCGCTGTGGGCGGCCTTAAGGACACCATCATCCCATGGCCGGACAAGCAGGCCACGGGGTTCATCTTCGAGCAGCCCACACCACAGGCTTTTTACGAGGCGATCATGCTTGCCGTTTCCGTCTGGCGTACCATGCCGGACGCATGGCAGGCCATGGTGCGCAGGGCCATGCAGCAGGCGTTCACATGGGAGCACTCAGGAGCCGAATACATAGAACTCTACCGCGAATTGGGCATGCAGTAGCCGGATATCGCAAGGACAGCGCATGCACACCATACCGACCTTCATTGAGCCGTTTGATCTGTACCTCTTCGGAAAGGGCGAACACTGGGACCTGTACCGTATTCTGGGGGCGCACCCCGTGGAACAGGAGGGGGAGGCCGGATACCGCTTTGCCGTGTGGGCTCCCAATGCCAAAGAAGTTCATCTGACAGGGCCGTTTAATGACTGGCGATACGGCGATTTGCCGTTATACCCCGTGGGGTCTTCAGGCATATGGGCGGCGTTTGTGCCGCATATGGAGCGCGGAACCCTCTACAAGTTCGGTGTGATGGGCGGAGACGGGCGGATTGTGTACAAGACTGACCCCCTTGCCCTGTATGCGGAATTGCGGCCGGGCATTGCTGCGGTGACGTGGGATGTGGACAATTACAAGTGGCAGGACGCAGACTGGATGGCCCGCAGGCGTGAGACAGGGCCGCCGCTGGCCTCTCCCATTTCCATCTATGAGGTGCATCTGGGGTCGTGGATGCGCAGGCCCAACGGGTACGAGGGGCAGGCGCCGTTCCTCTCCTACGGGGAGCTTGCCGACAGGCTCATTCCGTACCTGCTGGACATGGGGTTCACGCATCTGGAACTGCTGCCTGTGGCCGAGCATCCTCTGGACGAGTCATGGGGATATCAGACCAGCCATTACTATGCGCCTACCTCGCGGTTCGGTACGCCGGAAGAACTGAAGTCTTTTGTGGACCGCTGCCATCAGGCGGGCATAGGCGTTCTGCTGGACTGGGTGCCCGCGCATTTTCCCAAGGATGAGTGGTGCCTGGGCCGGTTTGACGGCAGTGCCCTGTACGAGCACATGGACCCCCGCAAAGGCGAACACCCGGACTGGGGCACCTACATTTTTAACTACGGGCGGCATGAGGTGCGCAACTTCCTGTTCGCCAACGCCCTGTACTGGCTGCGGGAATTCCATTTTGACGGACTGCGCATAGACGCGGTGGCCTCCATGCTCTATCTGGACTACTCGCGGGAAGGGGACGATTGGGTGCCCAACGAGCATGGCGGCAAGGAGAATCTGGACGCCATCTCCTTTCTCTGCGAACTGAACCGGGTGGTTCATGCGGAGTTTCCCGGCGCGAGCATCATTGCGGAGGAGTCCACGTCGTGGCCGGGGGTTTCGCGTCCCCTCTATACGGGCGGTCTGGGGTTCACGTTCAAATGGAACATGGGCTGGATGCACGACATGCTGGACTACATGCGCAAGGACCCCATCTACCGGCCGCACCACCACAACAGCCTTACCTTTTCCATGCTTTACGCGTTCTCGGAAAATTTTGTTCTGCCGCTTTCTCATGATGAGGTAGTGCACGGTAAGGGCGCCCTGCTCTCCAAGATGCCGGGCGACATGTGGCAGCAACAGGCCAACCTGCGCCTGCTGTATGCCTACATGTGGGCACACCCCGGCAAGAAACTGCTCTTCATGGGAGGCGAGTTCGGGCAGTGGAACGAGTGGAATGCCTCGCGGGAACTGGACTGGTGCCTCAGGCAGTTTCCTGCCCATGAAGGGATACGCAGCCTTGTGCGGGAGCTTAACCGTCTGTTGGTGCGTGAACCGGCACTGCATAGGTGCGATCATGACTGGTCCGGGTTCCGCTGGGTGGATGTTACGGACTATGCGGCTTCGGTCATCAGCTTTATACGTATGGCTCCCGGCGCAAAACCGCTGCTGTGGGTCTTTAACTTTACTCCCGTGGTGCGCACGCACTATCGCATAGCCGCCCCGCAGGGAGGGCTGTGGTCGGAACTGCTCAATTCTGACAGCGAGCTTTACGGCGGCTCCAATGTAGGCAATAACGGCGCGGTTACGGCGGAACGGGACCACTTCAGCGGGGACCACTATCTGGAACTCACCCTGCCGCCGCTGGGTGCGCTGTGCCTGTGCCCTGCGGGGTAACGGGCCGGGCCATTTTGTGCAACATTCAAACACTGTGGAATTTCATGGAACCGAAGATTATTGTGCACGGCGGAGCGTGGACCATTCCGCCCGAGCGCCAGAAGGCGCATATTGACGGATGCCGCGAGGCGGTGGAGCGCGCATGGCCCATGCTGCAACGCGGGGCAAGTGCGCTGGACGCCGTGCAGACGGCGGTGAACGTGCTGGAGATGGACCCTACCTTTGACTCGGGCAGAGGTGCGGTGCTCAACAGCGACGGGCAGATAGAGCTGGATGCCTCTATCATGGACGGGCGCGATCTTAATTTTGGCGCGGTGGCGGCGGTGCGGCGGTTCATGACACCCGTGGATATTGCCCGCAAGCTTATGGAAACGGAGTTCTGCTTTCTGGTGGGTGAAGGAGCTGAGCGGTTTGCCCGTGAACAGGGGCTGAAGGAATGCGACCCTCGCGCTCTGGTGACAGAACGGGAGCTCAAGCTTTTTGAAACCATATGCAACCAGCAGGGCTACTGCACGCACGATGCCTTTAAGCCTGTGCCGCAGGGCACGGTGGGGGCGGTGGCCATAGACCGGTACGGCAACATGGCTGCGGCTACCTCCACCGGAGGAACGCCGGGCAAGCGTCCCGGCCGGGTGGGCGATGCGCCCATCTGCGGGGCCGGTGTCTATTGTGATAATTTGCTGGGCGGGGCCTCTGCCACCGGCTTCGGGGAGGGGATCATCCGTACGCTCATGTGCCGTTCCGCCTGTGATTATCTGGCACAGCACGATGCCATGACCGCCGCGCGCATGGGTATAGAGCTGCTGCATGCCCGCGTGCAGGGTCATGCAGGGCTGATTATGCTGAACAGCAAGGGCGAGTACGGCCTGTTCCACAACACGGACCATATGGCTCACGCCTACGTGCTGCCGGACGGCAGCGTGCACGCCTCTGTGCACAGGGATGCGTAAGGGGCTGCGGGTAATTTTCAGCGGCAGTCCGGTGAACGGAATGTTCGGAACAGAGAAGGGCGGAATGCATGCGCATCCCGCCCTTTTTCCGTTTCCGGCTTGGGAAAACAGCCCGGAGGCTGCTACCAAGGCTTGGTGGGGAACTGGCTGCCGAGCTGGGTATCCAGCATGGCATTAGACGTTTCACGCACCACGGCGCAATGGTAGGCTCGTTTGTCGGCATCGCCTATGCGGGGCAGCAGATTGATGCCGTACCGCACGGAGTGGACGGCGATGTCCGTAAGGGCAAAGAAGAGCACGGTGAGAGAGCAATAGTGCTTCCAGAAATACATCTGCTCGCTGCGGGTGCGGGCGCGCACCACGCCTTCGCCGTAGAGGGCGAAGTCTGCCGGTTCTGCCTTCATGGCAAAGCGGTCGAGCACACGGGCACTTGCCTGCGGCACATAGGCCACCTTCCATGTGGGATTGAGGGCTTTATGGGCGCGGCGGCAGAGGTCCATGTCTGCATGGGTGCCGAAGAACCGCTCGTCCAGTTTGCCGATGTTGCAGAAGAGAGCCTTGCGCACCACGGTAAAGGAAAAGTCGACGGCGCAGACTTCCTTGGGCTGGGAGATGGTTGCCTTGCAGCGGCACCGTATGCCCAGCGCGGAAGCCATTTTGGAAACAAATCCGGGAAGGCGGCGCGAAGCCTTGAGCGCGAAGCCCTTCGGGTCCACTATCTTGCCGCCTGCTATGCCGCAGGCGGTGTTGGTTTCCATGTAATCCAGCAGGCGGCGTGCGGAACCGGGTTCCAGCGCAAGCTGCGGATCAACGAAGAAAATCAGGTCGCCCGCAGCAGCGGCAATGCCCTGATTGGCAGCGGCGGCGTAGCCCCTGTTGTCTGCGTTGCGGATGAGGGTGATCTGGGGGCAGGCGCTTTTGGCGGTATCGGCTGTGCCGTCTGCAGAGGCGTTATCCACGACCACCACATCGGTTTTCACATCCGCGCCTTCCAGTTCAGCGGCGGTTTCGAAAATGGACTCCAGACAGTTGCCGATTAACTTTTTCACGTTGCTCGTGACGATGACAAAGGAGATGTTCATTGTGCGCTGTTCCTTGCGGTCTTAACGTTTTGCCAGCCCCACATTGCCGGCAATGGGTGTGATCGCGTCAATCGCAATCTGGAAGAAATCACCAAGTTCCAGTCCAACCTGTTCACACTCCCGTATCCGGTCTCTGTTCACGCTGGCGGCAAATGCCTTGTCTTTCATTTTCTTTTTCAGGCTTTTGGGCTGCATCCCGTCCATTCCTTCCGGGCGGACAAGGGCATTGGTGGAGACAAGGCCGGTAACGCTCTCTGCGCAGCGCAGCGCGTGATCAAGGCGGGAAGACGGCTCGTGGCCGGTATATTCCGAGTTGTGGGCACGGATGGCCTGCAGCATGGCTGCGGGCAGTGTGTCCGGCAGCAGCTCGGCGGCCATGATTCCGTGGCGTTCGGGAGAATCCTTGGTGTAGGGGAAGTCGATGTCGTGAAGAAGGCCGGTCAGACCCCACAGGTCGGCGTCCTCGCCAAATGACTGTGCCAGATGGCGCATGACGGCTTCTGATGCGAGGGCGTGGTGGACAAGGTGCTCTTCCGGGTTGTGACCGAGCAGCAATTGCAGGGCTTCTTCGCGCGGTATCATGGCTTCTCCTGATGCGTGGAGGGGAACCCCCTGTGAAAGATTTCTCATAATCATGTTCGGTCAGGTTGACAACCACATATTCACCGTGTCGCCTTTGTTGACACAGACGCCATAAAAGTCGAAAAGAAGAGGTTACGAATGCGCGATTCTACCTGCCTGCGCGCCGCGTGCGTGCGGGACAGCATACCATATACACCGCCTGCCGCGCGGTGAGTAAAGAGAATACAGATGGCATTGATATTGGGTATTAAGTTCCGTGAATACGGGCAGATTTATTATTTTGAAAAAAGTTCTTTTGAGGTGAATGTCGGCGACAGGGTCATTGTGAAGACCGAACAGGGGCAGGGGCTGGGAAAGGTGGTTTCCGAGCACGAAGTTCTGCCGGACGACGCCGAGGTGGATGAGATAAAACCAGTGCACCGCCTTGCCGTGAGCGAGGATCTGGAGCGTGAGCAGGAAAACGAACTGCTGGCGCGGGAAGCCCGTCAGTATTGTGTTGACTGCATCCGAAGCCGCAAGCTGGAAATGAAGCTGGTGGATGTGGAAGTCTACTTTGACCGCAGCAAAATCGTTTTCTACTTCACGGCACCCGCGCGTATAGACTTTCGTGAACTGGTCAAGGATCTGGTCAAGACCTATCGCACGCGGATTGAACTGCGGCAGATAGGGGTGCGGCATGAAACGCAGATGATAGGTGCCGTGGGCAACTGCGGCATGGTGTGCTGCTGCCGCCAGTTTTTGCGTACCTTTGCCCCTGTGACCATAAAGATGGCCAAGGAACAGAACCTGTTCCTTAATCCGGCCAAGATTTCCGGCATATGCGGTCGCCTTTTGTGCTGCCTTTCCTATGAGCAGCATAACTATGAAGAATTTCACAGAGCCTGCCCCAAGCTGGGCAAGAAATATCAGACCAAAGAGGGCGCGGTGAAGGTGCTGCGGGCAAACATGTTCCGCAACAGCATTGCCGTGCTGACCGAAGCCAACGAGGAAAAGGAATTTACGCTGGAGGAGTGGGAAACGCTCAAACCTTCGCGTCCTGATCAGGCCAAACAGGATGCGGCAAGAGCGGCTGCCAAGCGTGCGATTGTTGAAGGCGCGGAACGCGATGCGGGGGAGACAGGCTCCGGGTCGGATATTCCGGCATCTCAGGAGCTTTCTTCCGGCCCGGCACGTGGCGGCATTGTGCTGCCCCAGTACGCGGTTGTCTCCGGGGCGGTGCAGGGGGATGATGGCGAACCCGTATTTGCCATGGGGCCCGAGGATGCTGAACCTGTGGAGGCTCTGCTGGGTGAAGAAGCCGATGTGGTTGCACAGGCGGAGTTCGGACCCGAAGACATAATCGGAGAATTGGACGGACAGGCTGTTGCCGCTGTTCTGCCTGTGCGTAGCGAAGAGGCAGGTGTTCCATCTTTTTCCGCAGGTCCGGCGCGCACCGGATTACCGCCCTTTATCACCGCCGGGCTGGACAGTGACGGAGAGGACGAGGAAGTGCCCGCCGATGCCGGAGGTGCCCCGTCTGTGGCCCACGGCGATGCCCGTATGGCACCGGACGAAGCACAAGCCGGACAAGCGTATGCAGAGCCGTCAGAGCCTGCTGCACCGGAGAGGGCCTTGTCTTCCGATGCAACCGCTGAACAGGTGCAGGCTGTTGCTGGGGAGTCTTTCGCCCGTTCCGTGCAGGTCGGGGACTCGGGAGTATCGGGTGAACCGCTCGGATCTGGTGGATCGGGTGGCTCGGGTGAACCGGTTGAGCCGGAACAGCAGAACCAGCCGGATCAGCCTGCCCACAATCCCAAGATTGCCCGGCTGACGCCCCTGCGTAAGCCCGTGAAGAGTGCAGAACCCGGTTCGCGCAAGACCAGCCGGGGCAGGCGCAAGCGCAAGCGCAAGCCTGCCGGGGAAGACGCCTAGTCCCGATCTTTGCATTTTGTGAGTAGGCACCCTTGCGGTGCGTTATGCAGTAATCCACGCCCGGCGGCCCATCCGCCGGGCGAAGCAATGAGGAGCATCCCCTTGCAACCGTTTTATATAACAACGCCCATCTATTACGTAAACGCCAAGCCCCATCTGGGGCATGCCTACACCACCGTCATTGCCGATACCATGCGCCGTTTCCATTCCCTTATGGGGCGGGATACCTATTTTCTGACAGGAACAGACGAGCATGGCGACAAGATCGTGCAGGCGGCGGAAAAGAATGGCTGCAGCCCGCAGGAATACGTGGACAGCATAAGCCAGTTGTTCCGTGATTTGTGGCCGCACCTGAATATCTCCAACGATGATTTCATCCGCACCACGGAGCCCCGGCACAAGCAGGTGGTTCAGGCCGTTCTGCAAAAGGTTTATGACAGCGGTGACATCTATTTCGGGGAATACGGCGGGCATTACTGCTATGGCTGCGAGCGGTTTTATCCTGAAAAGGAACTGGAAAACGGCCTGTGCCCGCAGCACCAGACCAAGCCGGAATACATTGCGGAGAAGAACTATTTCTTCCGCATGTCCAAGTATCAGGACTGGCTCAGGCAGCACATTCTGGACAACCGGGATTTCATACGCCCGGAGCGGTACCGTAACGAGGTGCTTGCGCTGCTGGACAGCGGTGCGCTGGAAGACCTGTGCATATCGCGGCCTAAATCCCGTCTGGAGTGGGGCATAGAACTGCCCTTTGACAGCAATTTTGTTACCTACGTATGGTTTGACGCGCTGCTCAACTACGTGACCGCGCTGGACTGGCCCGACGGGGAAAAGTTCTCCCGCTTCTGGCCGGGAGTGCAGCACCTTGTTGCCAAGGACATTCTCAAGCCCCACGCCATTTTCTGGCCTACCATGCTCAAGGCGGCGGGTTTTGAGCCGTACAACCATCTGAACGTCCACGGATACTGGCTGGTGCGGGACACCAAGATGTCCAAGTCCATCGGTAACGTGGTGGAACCGTTGGAGATGGTGCACCGTTACGGGCTGGATGCCTTCCGGTATTTTATGCTGCGCGAGATGCACTTCGGCAGCGATGCCAGCTTTTCGGAAGAGGCGCTGGTGGCCCGGCTGAATGCCGATCTTGCCAATGATCTGGGCAATCTGTTCAGCCGCGTTCTCTCCATGAATACCAAATACTTTGGCGGGGTTGTGCCTGCACCCGGCGCGGAAGGGCCGGAAGAGGCTGCTATCCGTGAACTGGCAGCCAACGCCCAGCGCAACTTCCAGCAGTTGTTTGAGAACGTGCGGTTTTCCAACGGGCTGGAATCGCTGTGGGAACTGGTACGCGCCTTGAACAAGTATGTGGATACCTGCCAGCCGTGGACCCTGTTCAAGGAAGGCAATATGGAGCGGCTGGGAACGGTTATGTATACGTTGCTGGAATCCATGCGCAAGGTGGCGTTGCACCTGTGGCCTGTGATGCCCGAAGCGGCGGAGAAGATGGTGGCACAGTTGGGCATTCCCTTCGACGCTGCGCGTACGGACCTTCGGGCGGAAGTGGATTCTTGGGGGGGGATGCCTGCGGGTATTGCGCCTGCGCTGGGGTCTAACCTTTTCCCCC includes:
- a CDS encoding STT3 domain-containing protein, translating into MKIAYRSFDWKLSLLYGLLAYAVVLGVRFLQPFPLSDAATMVDGERLLATHDAYNWVVRAIDPATFGRDAFASLTSVLKSSTGLSYDTLAFWSPAVLASLVAVAMLCLCVAVGCAELGVAAAVITALSPSFLYRTLHGFYDTDLVTLLCPLLLVIAPIYLLHGRILTPGEALRVWLGKEQQGRSSGRKQDRENVEDREAGMVLWAMLLLTGIAGWMMRDLHVFFDYLSKIFPITALGLVLVLGRSGRRLPLLAGVALYALPMGGELFGTLLALLLFAALVRPSAWAERFLAARYCAPLLAAGIVLIGVDGELIHSVITRVELYLKPEATGGDAERGFSLAVSFPAVVQSVIEAQNLRWMEMFQYFYPLAIVSILGCAGYLVALWFAPSLAMLLPLFALGLLSPKLGGRMAMFAAPAMAAGLMVPLHLLLRYFWQSGYGRRAVRVGLAAALTGLLIIPVVNQMPQLPVVPFISVPHVQVLKAAKPKLTPGGTIWTWWDWGFASQYFTGLRTFADGARHNSDRLYPSAAVYATDNPRFANQLIRYTMAHGESMYPAIEGQSREEVLQLMQDLREKDMDIPLRRPQYLVVSVDSLKLGAWISRFGTWDFATASMTGYNLTKLGQISLNLQMGAFAETSGSIRTPMAVDSVDIITTSGVQHREFFRFNGVHLVIDDLTDTRYIMDTNMYRSMMVRLLVGNPEAEDIAPYFRLVHGNAHTRVYEVL
- a CDS encoding 23S rRNA (pseudouridine(1915)-N(3))-methyltransferase RlmH, which produces MKQIRIIAVGKIREPFWAQAAGHYLKRLSHSMKVLEVIVKDGNARMSTEARSAEEGERILAALLPTDIPICMDEHGKTRTSVQFARFLEDALLDGNRTPCFIIGGAFGLSAPVLEACRHKISLSPMTFTHEMARVLLLEQLYRADSILRGSPYHHE
- a CDS encoding L-threonylcarbamoyladenylate synthase; its protein translation is MTHDKIPVTPCQPGIPGLSAVSAAPGSALDVAAAARLLREGALVCYPTETFFAVGCSAFDVFAINQIFAVKKRAEAMPLPVIIGDMEQLAMLTDTGSRTVEALAKAFWPGPLSVLVTASVRVPAVLTGESGRVAVRLTPHPVARELCREVCGPLVSTSANISGRAPVTAAQSLDPELVAATGGVLDMPPAPAGGKASTLVEIAGQKTVRIVRHGAVDEEALRAAGFAVVI
- a CDS encoding NUDIX domain-containing protein; translation: MQHSIPCPACGAAVPTWRNPVPTVDILVHEPRLGVLLIERKNPPLGWALPGGFVDYGETVEHAAVREAREETGLDVRLTGLLGVYSDPARDARLHTISCVFTAEAEDLSRLRAGDDAGRARFFPLSDLPGLCFDHARILRDFERSLNRLKR
- the glgA gene encoding glycogen synthase GlgA; translation: MRPQVVFVTSEIYPFSKTGGLGDVLGALPLTLHRMGIRTAVVTPFYGRLGSAQFGVHLAWSDCHVGYPWGPITADIFQANFHGMPVYFVHRSEFFDRRFYYNDHKGDYFDNAERFIFFNRAVMEFLKRLGPAPHILHAHDWQASLVPAYLHYWRQHDPFWQDTRSVMTIHNLAFQGRFSSRLFENCGLPPQAWSPEGVEFYGDFNFLKGGIACADKITTVSPSYASEILTDEFGCGLQGVLRARRHKLHGILNGADYSIWNPGDNKFISCNYGANALKGKRSCKADLISELRLNPALKERPLLGFIGRLRRQKGVDLLIDILPRLMQQDVGVVVLGEGNLEKEARLLAMMEDYPGRLATLVSYTEDLAHRIQAGCDIFLMPSTYEPCGLTQMYALRFGTPPVATAVGGLKDTIIPWPDKQATGFIFEQPTPQAFYEAIMLAVSVWRTMPDAWQAMVRRAMQQAFTWEHSGAEYIELYRELGMQ